GGCGCGCATTATTCAAGCCCTTCTTTCGAGGTGGCCAAGCCATCCCAAGGTCGACTTGGTGACGACGGATGGGTTCTTGTACCCGAACGCTGTGCTGGAACAACGGAATCTGATGAAGCGCAAGGGGTTTCCGGAGAGCTATGACGTGCGCAAGCTGATTCGGTTCATGGCGGATGTGAAATCGGGAAAGCCGCTGGTGCATGCGCCGGTTTACTCGCATCTCATTTACGACGTTGTGCCGGATGAGACCATTGAGATTCGCCATCCGGACATCGTGATCGTTGAAGGATTGAATGTGCTGCAGACGGGCGGCACCAAACAGGCGAAGTCGGCACCCCGGTTGTTCGTGTCGGACTTCTTCGACTTCACGATTTATGTGGATGCCGACGAAGCGCACATCAAGCATTGGTACATTCAGCGATTCCAAGCATTGCGTGAAACCGCTTTTCGCAACCCGAACTCTTACTTTCGCCGCTACGCGGATTTGACCGACCAGGAAGCGGTGGCGACCGCAACGCAAATTTGGGAGGAAATCAACGCCGTGAATCTGCGGGAGAATATCCTGCCGACACGCCCGCGCGCACAGTTGATTCTGGAAAAAGGGGAAGATCACGCCGTTTGCCGCGTTCGTTTGCGGAAATTGTGACACCTGCGGGGACCTTCGCCGTCTCCTGACCGGGGGCTGGCACCCAACAAATAGGCGCCCCCGACCCGGGACATTTACCGCCTCATGCGCCCTGACCGCCTCATACCATGCAGTATGTCGCGCAAAGGAGGTGCTTGAGATGTACGGTGTGTTTGGGGGCTATACACGCTGGGCTGTCGTGTTCCTCATCATCTTCGTACTCTTCTTCCTGCTGGTCCCGGGCTACGGTGCAGCAACAACCACCGCGACCTGCTAACCTCTGACGAACGACAAGCGTGATGGACGAACGCGTGAAGTGTGGAAGGAGGATGTTCCATGTACGATGGCGGCGTATTCGGAGGATATACCCGTTGGGCGGTCGTGTTTCTGATTATCTTTGTGCTGTTCATTCTCTTGGTTCCCTATACCGTGACAACCTGCACGACGACGCCGGTGTATTAATTGGGTCGTGCAAGAATGGGATACGTGCTCTGATGCGCGGCCGTTGGCCGCGCTTTGTCATCTTTGGTACACTTTAGAGGCATTCCACATCCGGGTGAATTCGCCCAATGAGGTGAACAGTATGAATGAAGCCGTCGCTACGCTCGAAGGCTGGTACGTATCCCACGACATCAGAACATTGGATTGGCAAGCCTGGAAATCCACAACTGCCGTGGAGCGAGCCAAAGCACTGGACGAACTCGCTGCCGTACATACCGCTTTTTCGAATTATGAAGTCCAGAAATCGGGGGGCTATGGTCTCTATGTCATGGCCGGGAACAAAGCAGACTTCATGTGGATTCAGCTCCGCCCAACGCTTGAAGAACTGATTGCGGCGAAGCATGAATTGAACCGCACCCGCTTTGCGGATTTCACACGACCCGCGTATTCGTATGTGTCTGTGGTGGAACTCAGCGGTTACCTTGCAAAGCCGGGCGTCGACGTGTCGCAGGACCCGTATGTGCAGGGCCGGCTGAAGCCTGCGCTGCCGAAGACACAGAACGTCTGTTTTTACCCAATGAACAAGCGCCGGGAAGGCAATGACAACTGGTACATGCTGTCGATGGATGAGCGGCGGGAAATGATGCGCAGCCACGGCATGATTGGACGTTCGTACGCTGGACGCGTCACGCAAATCATTACGGGGTCTGTCGGACTCGATGATTGGGAGTGGGGCGTAACGCTGTACGCAGACGACCCGGTTGTGTTCAAGAAGCTTGTGTACGAAATGCGATTCGACGAAGCCAGCGCACGGTTCGGCGAGTTTGGACCGTTCTACGTTGGGAGCCGAACGGACGTGTCGGCTTTGGGAGAATGGCTGCACGTTTGACTCGCCAAAAACAGCCGTCGTCCGAGGCGGACGATGGCTGTTTTGCATGTTTGTCAGGCAATCGTCAGGCGCCTGTTCCTACAGCGATACGGCTTCCTTCAGCGGTGCGCCGTGATCGCAAACGTCGTGTGAAATCGATGGGTTGGGGGTCGACCGCTGGTCCATGCACGTGCCTAGTGGCAGAGTCACACCGGACGCCATTTCCCGAAACCCTGTGCGGAAAACTTGATCTCCTGGTTGCGTCATATGTATCTCCTTGCAATGAATGCAGAAGAACATCCGCGAGCACCCCTTCGTCATTTCGGAGTCGTGACTGCCAATCCCTTACTCGATTGATCTATAAATGTATTTCGAAAGGTTGAAACAATTTTTGGGGGTCGGGCGTCCATTCAGACGCCGCGTTGATGGGGATCCCAAATAAATTTATGCAGCTGCAGACTGAGTTTGGCTTCCTTGAGGTTGTGTTGAAGCATCAGCTCCACGAGCTTGGCAGGGGGCATCGTGTCCCAGACGGGACTGAACAGCACCTGACCTTCCCGGTAGTGTTCTTGCAAAACCGACAGTGCGCAGGCGAAGTCTTCTTCATTCGCGACCACGAACTTGATTTCATCCTGCGGCAGCAACCACGAAAAATTGGTGGTGACCATTCTGTGCATTTCTCCGCTGCCTGGCAGCTTGTAGTCCACGATGAACCGAATCTTGGGCAGCAGGTCCGGATTGGCGAGCCGCAGCCGGTGGAACGGCTCCAGGTCAATGGCGCCGTTGGTTTCCACGTGCACATCCTTGACTTCCGGGAGGGCGGCAAGGGCCATCAAGAGCGTGGCCGACTTTTGACGATGCATCAGCGGTTCTCCGCCCGTCAGGCAGATGTGCGAATTGCCCAATTGATGGACGGACTGGACAATCTCCGCGATGGTCGCGGTAAACTCCGGTTTAGCGGGCGCGTAGCTGTACGGTGTATCGCACCAGGTGCAGCGCAGATTGCAATTGTAGACGCGGACAAACGTCGTGACGAACCCGGCGCGGGTGCCTTCTCCCTCCACGGTTTGAAAGATTTCCACCATCGGAAGCTTCGCGCAAAGCGCCTCCGGTGCAGGCACGCCAGCGTCCTGGCGTGCCGTGTCTTGTGCCTCGGCAACATTCATGGTGTGTCGCTTCCTTCCAAGTGCTCCATCCAGGCCCGCGTCAGGATGGCGCGGCTGGTTGGCGTTTCGTAAAGTTCCAGCTGTTCAAGCCGGACGCCGCGCTGACGGAATTCGTCTGCTGCCAGGGCAGCCTCCAACTGTTCCCACATCCACACAATCATATTTTCAGCCGTCGTATTCATCGGAGGCAGGACCTCGTTGAGGTACTGGTGGTCCAGCCGTGACTCAATCACGTCTTTGTAGATTCGCTTCAGGTCCTCGAAGTCGATGGTCAAGCCGATTTCGTCTGGGATCCCGCTGACGGTGATGACCAAACGGTATGTATGCCCGTGCAGGCTTTGGCACTTGCCCGGATACAGGTGCAGGTGGTGGGCAGCGTCGAAGGTAAACTCCTTGCTGACCGCAACCCGCCTGCGGTGATAACGCAGTTGATTGGGTTGAATGTCTTGATGAAGTGTTTGGATATGCGTTGGAATATGATGTGGCAAGGTACGTCGACCCCTCTTTCTCGATCACTATATCATAAGCGGCGCGGGCTTGTCCTATCTCAAGCGGCGCAAAGGCGCCGCACTGGGCACCTTTGGCGCAAGATAGAGTGTGTCAGCGAAGCTGCATTACCAGAGAAACGCGAGCCAAAATACCCACGCAAAAGCCAGCCACCAAAGCCACCAGCCACCAAACCAAGCGCCGTAACCCGGGTAACCCCAGCGGCCCGGGTACCCATAGCGCCCCGCGTATCCATAGCCGCCCCACTGCGCGAGTGCGACATCGAGCTTCCGTTCATCAGCGTTCTCGGGCGCCGTGGCGGTGGCATACCGAACGGGCGCATACGATTTCGGCACA
Above is a genomic segment from Alicyclobacillus cycloheptanicus containing:
- the coaA gene encoding type I pantothenate kinase yields the protein MQTELKPQFSRYITFERKDWALLRASTPLPLTEEDLVRLHGINEQVSLQEVEEVYLPLSRLLNLYVDATQNLYRASRSFLGSQAEKVPYIIGVAGSVAVGKSTTARIIQALLSRWPSHPKVDLVTTDGFLYPNAVLEQRNLMKRKGFPESYDVRKLIRFMADVKSGKPLVHAPVYSHLIYDVVPDETIEIRHPDIVIVEGLNVLQTGGTKQAKSAPRLFVSDFFDFTIYVDADEAHIKHWYIQRFQALRETAFRNPNSYFRRYADLTDQEAVATATQIWEEINAVNLRENILPTRPRAQLILEKGEDHAVCRVRLRKL
- the hemQ gene encoding hydrogen peroxide-dependent heme synthase, yielding MNEAVATLEGWYVSHDIRTLDWQAWKSTTAVERAKALDELAAVHTAFSNYEVQKSGGYGLYVMAGNKADFMWIQLRPTLEELIAAKHELNRTRFADFTRPAYSYVSVVELSGYLAKPGVDVSQDPYVQGRLKPALPKTQNVCFYPMNKRREGNDNWYMLSMDERREMMRSHGMIGRSYAGRVTQIITGSVGLDDWEWGVTLYADDPVVFKKLVYEMRFDEASARFGEFGPFYVGSRTDVSALGEWLHV
- a CDS encoding 7-carboxy-7-deazaguanine synthase QueE, with product MNVAEAQDTARQDAGVPAPEALCAKLPMVEIFQTVEGEGTRAGFVTTFVRVYNCNLRCTWCDTPYSYAPAKPEFTATIAEIVQSVHQLGNSHICLTGGEPLMHRQKSATLLMALAALPEVKDVHVETNGAIDLEPFHRLRLANPDLLPKIRFIVDYKLPGSGEMHRMVTTNFSWLLPQDEIKFVVANEEDFACALSVLQEHYREGQVLFSPVWDTMPPAKLVELMLQHNLKEAKLSLQLHKFIWDPHQRGV
- the queD gene encoding 6-carboxytetrahydropterin synthase QueD, producing the protein MPHHIPTHIQTLHQDIQPNQLRYHRRRVAVSKEFTFDAAHHLHLYPGKCQSLHGHTYRLVITVSGIPDEIGLTIDFEDLKRIYKDVIESRLDHQYLNEVLPPMNTTAENMIVWMWEQLEAALAADEFRQRGVRLEQLELYETPTSRAILTRAWMEHLEGSDTP